Genomic window (Flavobacterium oreochromis):
TTCTACGTGTTCTTCTTTTAAGTGTTGTAATTCCTTGGTGTGTAAACCTTGATAAACCAATAATCCTATAATAATTTTGTTTCGTTTTCTGGCTAGATCATTGGCTGTAGTTTCGTAACTATAATATAAATCCTCTAACTCGTCTGCTGTTAATAAATGTCCTAGTACTGTTTTTACTTTTCCTTTGATGTTGATTGTTTCTATTGGATTATCTACTCTGTAATTTTCTTCTTGTAAGTAGTTGAAGTATATTTTTAAGTTCCCAATGTAGCTTTGTAAAGTGTTGGTTTTTATTCCTGTTTTTTTAAGCTGTTCGATGTATTTTAAGAATGTTTTGTAATCTATGCTTTCTTTAGTAGTTCCAAAATTATTCATCCATATATCTAGGCGAGCGATAGCCCTTTGGAATATTGGAAAACTCTTGTTGCTGTAGCCGTTTTTCTCTAAGTAATGTATGAAGTTGTTCATTGCCTTTTTCTTTTGATTTATCTTCTAATAAGTGGGTATAAATTTGTGTGCTTTCTAAAGAACTATGCCCTAAAAATTGACTGATGGTTTCGATGTTGGCACCTTTTTCGAGTAAATGCGTTGCTATTGAGTGGCGTAGTATATGCGGTGTGAGCCTCCCCAACCCCTCCATAGGAGGGGCTTTCCCTAATACCGCTTGCTTTTTCTATGGCTCTTAATCTGTTGCATAGTGTTTGTCCTAATAACTGTGTCCCTCTGTAATTGATTAATAGATATTCGGTTTGTTTATAATTGTAAAAAGTTGGTCTAAAGTCGTAAATGTATTCTTCAATAATCTTTAAATTGTAATCGTTGATTGGCACATATCTTTCTTTATAGTTTTTTCCTTTTCTAACATAAATTCGTTCTTTGTCGAATAATATATCTTTGATTTCAAGGTTTATCGCTTCATTTCGTCGTAGTCCACAACTGTATAACAATACCAGTATCACTTTGTCTCTTTTTCTAATTCGCTCCTGTTCATTACTGTATTCTGTAGCTTTAAATAATTGTTTAATTTCTTCTTGGGTGAGGATTTGTAAAGAGTCTCTTTGGTTGTATTCCTCTCGTTTTAGATGTATGGGAAGTGGTTTGGCGTTGTGTGCTTTGAGGTAGTCGTTCAATTTGATGAGTGCTTGTATGTGCTTGTTGAGATAGGTGTTGGAAAGTCCTCCGTCTCGGGTTTGATTGTTTCGGGTTTTTAGATGATGATAGTAGTTTTTTATTGTTTGTACATTTATTAGATTGATTTGGTATTCTTCCAAGTAATAAAAAAACTCTTTGAGGTGATTGGGTAAACTTTTTTGTGTACTCTCCGCATAACCTAATATATCCAACCAGTTTTTAAAATCCTTGTGTATTTCTCGATAGCTTTCGTTTTTTAAGTGTAGTTGTTTCATAAGCCCCCTAACCCCAAAAGGGGGAATTTTGTTTATGGTTAATAATTATTTTTTGGTGTATGTTATTTTTTGGATTATTTTTACTTTTTACACTTAACTAGTTGATTTTATTTTGATTGACTTCGTTTTTTGAGTAAGGTTAGTTTGTGGCGAGTTGGCGAGTTGTATTTGTGTCATACAATCTTGTAATGCTTTATTTATTAAGTCTTTCAAGTCTTTGTATTCATCTATATTTACTACTTCATAACAATTTGATTTACCTACTTTATTCTTTACTTTTCTAATCTAGTTTTCTAGTAATAATTGTGTGTTGTATCGTCTAAGTGTGGTTTCTTTTACTCTTAAATTTCTTCTTATTTCGCTATTGGAAAATTGAGTTTGATTACTTTGATTTAAATATTCTTTTAGGTTTTCTAAATGGTTTCTGCACGCTCCTGATAAACTATCGCTTTTTCTAAGTAACACTTCTTTGATGAGTTCGT
Coding sequences:
- a CDS encoding tyrosine-type recombinase/integrase, producing the protein MKQLHLKNESYREIHKDFKNWLDILGYAESTQKSLPNHLKEFFYYLEEYQINLINVQTIKNYYHHLKTRNNQTRDGGLSNTYLNKHIQALIKLNDYLKAHNAKPLPIHLKREEYNQRDSLQILTQEEIKQLFKATEYSNEQERIRKRDKVILVLLYSCGLRRNEAINLEIKDILFDKERIYVRKGKNYKERYVPINDYNLKIIEEYIYDFRPTFYNYKQTEYLLINYRGTQLLGQTLCNRLRAIEKASGIRESPSYGGVGEAHTAYTTPLNSNAFTRKRCQHRNHQSIFRA
- a CDS encoding tyrosine-type recombinase/integrase, encoding MEGLGRLTPHILRHSIATHLLEKGANIETISQFLGHSSLESTQIYTHLLEDKSKEKGNEQLHTLLREKRLQQQEFSNIPKGYRSPRYMDE